In Thunnus thynnus chromosome 4, fThuThy2.1, whole genome shotgun sequence, a genomic segment contains:
- the LOC137182243 gene encoding olfactory receptor class A-like protein 1, translating into MDLCVTIKGVSFLLQTGMGILGNTVVLMAYAHIIYTEPKLLPVDMILCHLAFANLMLLLTRCVPQTMTVFGLRDLLNDPGCKVVIYAYRIGRALSVCITCMLSVFQAVTIAPAGPHLSRLKPALPSLVLPTFAGLWLLNMAICIAAPFFSMAPRNGTVPAFTLNLGFCHVDFRDNLSYVINGVAVSGRDFVFVALMVGSSGYILLLLHRHSRQVRSIRRSQGGGAETRAAKTVVTLVVLYVVFFGIDNVIWIYMLTVAKVSPVVADMRVFFSSCYASLSPYFIISSNKKVKAKIACAAEQDQPSADTQESNDK; encoded by the coding sequence ATGGATCTGTGTGTGACCATCAAAGGGGTCTCCTTCCTCTTACAAACAGGTATGGGCATCTTGGGGAACACTGTGGTGCTGATGGCGTATGCCCACATCATTTATACTGAGCCCAAGCTCCTTCCTGTGGACATGATCCTGTGCCACCTGGCCTTTGCCAacctgatgctgctgctgaccCGCTGCGTCCCCCAGACCATGACTGTGTTTGGGCTGAGGGACCTGCTGAATGATCCGGGCTGCAAGGTCGTGATCTACGCCTACCGTATTGGCCGGGCTTTGTCAGTCTGCATCACCTGCATGCTCAGCGTGTTTCAGGCAGTGACCATCGCCCCTGCTGGGCCCCATTTGTCCAGGCTGAAGCCTGCACTCCCCTCCTTGGTCCTCCCCACCTTTGCAGGACTGTGGCTCCTCAACATGGCCATCTGTATCGCAGCCCCTTTTTTCTCTATGGCTCCACGTAATGGCACCGTCCCTGCCTTTACTCTCAACCTGGGCTTCTGTCATGTGGACTTCAGAGACAACCTGTCCTATGTGATTAATGGGGTGGCAGTCTCTGGAAGGGATTTTGTCTTTGTTGCCCTGATGGTGGGCTCCAGTGGTTACATCCTGTTGCTTCTCCACCGCCACAGCCGCCAGGTGAGAAGCATCCGTCGCTCTCAGGGTGGTGGGGCAGAGACCAGAGCAGCCAAAACAGTGGTCACCCTGGTAGTTCTATATGTGGTCTTCTTTGGGATTGACAACGTGATCTGGATCTACATGCTCACGGTGGCCAAGGTGTCACCGGTTGTGGCTGATATGCGAGTGTTCTTCTCCTCCTGTTATGCCTCTCTCAGCCCCTACTTTATCATTTCCTCTAACAAGAAGGTCAAGGCGAAGATCGCGTGTGCAGCTGAGCAAGACCAACCATCAGCGGACACTCAGGAGTCGAATGACAAATGA
- the ora2 gene encoding olfactory receptor class A related 2: MPSEEFVRGMLYLSLTVVGVPGNAAVILAFLLLLYHENQLLPADAIVLHLACVNLLVVGVRCLLETLASFHLANIFGDIGCKAVIFVYRTSRSLSIWLTFVLSAYQCLSIAPPGSHWASVRALVAHYLGFVFLFLWLLNTCMSSAAVLFSFGTQNDSSPANHGINVQFCYVHFPSKLSKEANGAAQVGRDVVPMALMTLASLIILVFLYRHSRQVKGLRCSSGGSGGSGGAEQRAAKAVVALVTLYVVLYGVDNGLWVYTLTVRKTMRSSLISDLRIFFSSLYAALSPLVIIASNRKVNGRLGCVVQEKPVQ; encoded by the coding sequence ATGCCATCAGAGGAGTTTGTCCGTGGGATGCTCTATCTGTCCCTCACTGTTGTGGGAGTCCCGGGTAACGCCGCTGTCATCCTGGCATTTCTCCTCTTGCTCTACCACGAGAACCAGCTCCTCCCAGCTGATGCCATCGTGCTTCACCTGGCCtgtgtcaacctgctggtggtgggTGTACGCTGTTTGCTAGAGACCCTGGCTTCCTTCCACCTGGCCAACATCTTCGGAGACATAGGTTGTAAAGCTGTGATCTTTGTCTACCGAACTTCACGCTCCCTCTCAATTTGGCTCACCTTCGTCCTGAGTGCCTACCAGTGCCTGAGCATTGCCCCTCCTGGATCACACTGGGCCTCAGTCCGTGCCTTGGTAGCCCACTATTTGGGGTTTGTGTTCCTCTTCCTCTGGCTCCTCAACACCTGCATGAGCTCGGCGGCCGTACTCTTCTCCTTTGGCACTCAGAATGACTCCAGCCCAGCAAACCATGGCATCAATGTACAATTTTGCTACGTGCACTTCCCTTCTAAGTTGTCCAAAGAGGCCAACGGGGCAGCCCAGGTGGGCAGAGACGTGGTGCCCATGGCTCTTATGACCCTAGCTAGTTTGATCATCCTGGTCTTTCTTTACAGGCACAGCCGGCAGGTGAAGGGACTCCGTTGCAGCAGCGGTGGCAGTGGGGGAAGTGGTGGGGCTGAGCAACGAGCTGCCAAAGCTGTGGTAGCTCTTGTTACTTTGTATGTGGTTCTCTACGGGGTAGATAATGGGCTTTGGGTGTACACTCTAACTGtgaggaagaccatgagatCCTCACTGATCTCTGACCTACGTATATTCTTCTCCTCACTCTATGCGGCGCTAAGCCCCCTGGTTATCATTGCATCTAACAGGAAGGTAAATGGCAGACTGGGGTGCGTAGTGCAGGAGAAGCCTGTTCAGTAG